In the Populus nigra chromosome 2, ddPopNigr1.1, whole genome shotgun sequence genome, AACATATAAATCATGcattaatacaacaaaattatctaggaaaaagctataaaacacttaaatatacaagtaactgaaaaaattaaaaataaatttcaataaattaatttaaaacataaatgtgctaaaaaaaatagatgaattaCTAACTTGATGGTGTTAAACTTAACATAAAATGGAACCAATAGATGGAAACAGACACTACTAAAAAATAGTGGTCGATGCACGCAGATTGGGTGGTCAGATTTGTAAGAGGAAGGCTGAAATTTAAGGAGAATTTAAGAGGTTGCTGGTGggttttttaagaaatgaagCTATAAAGAAATGGAGGGAATAAAAAACTGCTaggttttaattcatttaaaatcattgatagaaATTTCGTTAGAAATTTTGTCAGTATTACTAACATGTCAAATTAccgttgaaattttttatgaaattttaattaatttagtttttaagtaTTCTATCGCTATTTCGGTCAGAAATGactgatagaatatttttctTAGATCAGCCGAAAGGAAATTAaggaaagaaatgattgaaGGAAGAGTTTAAACTAATCAAAGACAAGACAAGCGTCTAGATGTTACAGTCAAACACACGCATGAACTGGATTGATGTGAGGAATGAAAATTACATGCTAAATTCGCATTTGGGATTACAGATTTATGTATTTCACTATCTTAAATATGTATAACATGCATGAATATTTATTGAACAATTACAGGGGGCAGGAAACAGAAAAATCCTTCATATATAGAATTGACTGCCAAGCGCTAAGCCATATTTCTTCTTTTAGATTAGCAGTTCCGGGGCCTGCTGCTTTGTTAAATGGAATTTCCTCTCCTCTGAGTTCCAAGCTGCCTAAGAGGTTAATTTTAGAAGAAGCATATAAAAGTAAGCGAAAGAAAAATACAGAGAACAATGGACTGCAGCTTCAAATGAACGGatttgaaagagaaagaagGTGGTGGGTTGTTATTGTCAAATGGAAAGTAAGGCACTGGATTGTTCCCGTAACCAGCTGGTGGTCCATTAAAGGAATAGCCAGCACCCGGCCAATACGACTGCTTAGGCGGTAGCACAGGCGGAAATGGTGTCGGTGGTGTTGGACACGCAGGGCACTCATTAATAGGAGCTGGTGGCGGTGGACACTCGGGGATAGCTGGTGGCGGTGGAGAAGGTGGGGGAGCAGGCGGTGGACACTCAGGGATAGCAGGTGGAGGTGGAGAAGGTGGGGGAGGAGGCGGTGGACACTCAGGGATAGCAGGTGGAGGCGGCGATGGTAAAGGCTGACAAGGATTGTCACAGGAATAGCACATTGTGCATGGTATTTGTTCTTTAGAAACTTTAGAAATTGTTGATGATAATGAGAAGTTGATTGTTATGATAGTGGAAAGGGTTAATAGCAGCATTCTCATGCGGTTTGCCATTACTATCATAATTGGTGAATAAAGAATAGTGAAAGATGGAGGCCGGAGATAAGAGAAGGGTAGCAAATCATGAacttttaatggtttttaaagACGGGAGGAAAGAACCAAAATTTAGAGCAAGTGTACTGGCGACCACAccatttttgttatatttatcgTCGACAATGAAATTAGAATTGGAAAAATAAGAACGTGGTCcttatttcttataattaactaaatttttatcagtacatttaaaaaaaaacattaaattaaaaagatttacaaaattaattttttttttaacacaagcACATTCCAGTAAAGACACACTGGGTTTGGTACTGGTCAAATCTAACCACAATTGAGTGTGGCAATATATTAAGTCTCGAGTATGCTGGGGTTGACAATGTGTCAAATCTCATGCAcgcccaaaaaaataatcatcttcTCTAAGCAAgtctaaagaaataaatattctcCTTAGAGTATGCCCAATGAACAAACTCAACCTTCTTTTGACTCACTTAAGAGACGAACTCAACCTCCCTTAGGCTCACTAAAGGAAGGACTTACCTCTCTTAAGTCTAGCCCAGGAGAAGAGCTTAACCTCCATAAGTTCAACTATATTTAACATCTTGGATCTTAATCTTTCTATGACTTTTAGGTATATAAAAAGTCCTTCAGAGACCcattatattttcatcaaacatgAATACagatataaaagatatttatctctcattaaatGTTACCAGGATAAAATTACACTCGAGacctttcttttaataaaataacaagacTCATAAGTTATAAATATACCATGAGACCTTTAAAACAGAAGTTCACAATCTTTATTCTctacagtatatatatatattgttagtaTACCTCTTtctaaaaatatacttatttaa is a window encoding:
- the LOC133682009 gene encoding leucine-rich repeat extensin-like protein 3 translates to MIVMANRMRMLLLTLSTIITINFSLSSTISKVSKEQIPCTMCYSCDNPCQPLPSPPPPAIPECPPPPPPPSPPPPAIPECPPPPAPINECPACPTPPTPFPPVLPPKQSYWPGAGYSFNGPPAGYGNNPVPYFPFDNNNPPPSFSFKSVHLKLQSIVLCIFLSLTFICFF